Part of the Imperialibacter roseus genome, CTCCTTTTCAGGATTCGGTCAGTGCAGAATGGATCTAATAATAAGTACATTCTGCTCAACGCTCCCAATCACAAAATTGAGGAAATCGCCAGCCTTCTGCCTGGTATGAGAAGCCCGACGGTGCTGCCTCTGGCTACCGAGGGTTGGAGTTCCATTCATTCTGTGATCAACGAAGACAGGTTTTGGGAGATAATAGAGAAACTGAAAGAGGCAGGTGCTGAAGGCATCCTTGTGGTGCCTATAGAAAAAATGATATTGTAGACAAATCGAGGATCATGCAACTTATATACGAACCACCCCGGAAGCAATGGCTTGAGCTAACCAGCAGGCCTGCGCAAGATCCAGCCAGGCTGGAGAAGGTGGTGAAGCCCATACTGGAAAAGGTGAAGCGCAACGGCGACATGGCCTTGCGAAAGTTTGCGCTTGAGTATGATCATGTTGAATTGGACGACCTCTTTGTGACAGAGGAAGAGTTATTGGCCTCGGCCGATCAGGTAGGGGAGGAGCTGAAGGCTGCTATTCATGTTGCAAAAGAAAATATTGAGAAATTCCATCTGGCGCAAAAGGAATCTCCGATAACGGTGGAGACCATGTCGGGTGTGGTCTGTCAACGCAAAAGTATACCCGTAAACAGGGTTGGTCTTTATGTGCCAGGAGGCACGGCGCCACTCTTTTCTACAGCCCTGATGCTTGGTATTCCGGCGAAAATTGCTGGCTGCAAGGAAGTCATTATTGCTTCCCCCACCGACAGCATGGGCCAGGTGAATGCCACAGTATTATATGTGGCTCACTTACTAGGCATAAAGAAGATATTGAAAATTGGCGGAGCCCAGGCCATTGCCGCTATGGCCTACGGCACTGAGTCGGTGCCGAAGGTTGACAAGATATTTGGTCCGGGCAATCAGTATGTGACAGCGGCCAAGCAAATGGTAAGCCGTGACACGGTGGCTATCGACATGCCAGCTGGCCCCTCGGAGGTGTTGGTGTTCGCCGACAAACATGCTGAGCCGTCATTTGTGGCGGCCGATTTGCTGTCGCAGGCTGAGCATGGTGCCGACAGCCAGGTGATACTGGTAACATCCAGCAAGCGCATGGTGGATAGCGTGGCACAGGAAGTAGAGCGACAACTCGCTACTCTGCCCAGGAAAGCTATGGCTGCGAAAGCATTGGAGAATAGCAGAACCATCTACTTTGAAGACAAGATAACAGCCATGGACTATATTAATATGTATGGCCCTGAGCACCTTATTCTTGCGTTGAAAGATGCGGACAAATATGCCGAAATGGTGGAGAATGCAGGGTCGGTATTCATAGGCAACTATACGCCTGAGTCGGCAGGAGACTATGCGTCGGGCACGAATCACACATTGCCTACCAATGGCTGGGCCAGGGCCATGGCGGGTGTGTCCGTCGACAGCTTTGTAAAAAAGGTCACCTTTCAGAAAATTACGCCGGCGGGACTGCAGCTGCTTGGGCCCAGCATTGAAGCGATGGCTGCTGCAGAAAAGCTCGATGCGCACAAAATGGCTGTGACACTTCGATTACAGAAAATTAAAGAAGGTACCAATGAGCTTTGATCCGAACTCGCTACTTCGTAAGCACCTGGTTAACCTGAAGTCATATTCTTCCGCCAGAGACGAATACACAGGTAAGGAGGGTGTTTTTTTGGATGCCAATGAAAATCCTTATGGTTCTGCGGGGGTAAAAGAAGCTTACAACCGCTATCCCGACCCCTACCAGCAGGAGGTGAAGCAGGCGATTGCCAAAATCAAGAACATTGACACTGAGTCTATTTTTCTGGGAAATGGCAGCGATGAGCCTATTGATTTGCTTATCAGAGCTTTTTGTGAGCCAGGCAAAGACAAAGTGATCACAGTTCCCCCCACTTACGGCATGTATGAAGTGAGTGCCGGAGTTAATGATGTGGGCGTTGTGAAAGTACCTTTGAATGAGAATTTCCAGCTCGATGTAAAGGGAGTTATAAGCGCTGCTGGTTCGGACACAAAAATCCTGTTTCTCTGTAGCCCTAACAACCCCACAGGCAATCTGATCCGAAAGGAAGATCTTTTCACACTGCTCCATCAGTTTCCTAACCTTGTTGTGATTGATGAGGCATATATTGATTTCGCTCCTGACGCTGGCTTTTTGCCGCATCTGCACCGGTTTCCTAATCTGATAGTGCTGCAAACACTGAGCAAGGCCTGGGGGCTCGCTGGTGTTCGACTGGGAATGGCTTTTGCCAGCCCTGAAATAGTCACTATCCTGAACAGGATCAAGCCACCTTATAATATAGCTGCACCAACACAAGGCATAGTAAGAGAGGCTTTGGGCAATGTGCTGGCCAAGGAAAAAATGGTAGCCGATATTCTGGAACAAAAGAATTGGCTGGAAGATCAGCTCGAAGCCTTACCTATTGTGCAGCATATCTATCCCAGCGATGCTAATTTTATGCTCGTCAGGGTGCCGAAGCCAAAGGAAATCTACCAGTTTCTGATCGATCAGAAAGTAATTGTGAGAGACCGAAGCAATGTGATGCACTGCCATGGCTGTCTTCGCATAACCGTGGGAACGAGAGCAGAAAACGAAGCTTTACTAAAAGCCATGGCTTTGGTGAAAGAGGACTCATTTGCTAATTAATAAAAAAATGAAAAAGGTATTGTTCATAGACAGAGACGGCACGATCATCGTGGAGCCACCTGAAGACTTTCAGGTAGACTCGCTGGAGAAACTGAAGTTTATTCCCGGGGCTATTTCGAACCTGAGGAAAATAGCGGAGGAACTCGACTACGAGCTTGTGATGGTGACCAATCAAGACGGATTAGGCACGGCCAGCTTTCCCGAAGATACCTTTTGGCCAGCGCAGAACAAGATGTTGGAAACGCTGGAAGGAGAAGGGGTCAACTTCGCTGCCATCCACATCGATAAAACCTTCGAAAAGGACAATGCCCCAACCCGAAAGCCCCGCACAGGACTTCTTACACAATACCTGACCGAAGATTACGACCTGCCCAACTCCTACGTGATAGGAGACCGTAAAACGGATGTGGAACTAGCAAAGAACCTCGGTTCAAAAGCTATTTTTATAGGAGAGTCAAGCCCGGAGGCGGCTTTAAGTACTACGAATTGGGATGAGATTTATCGTTTCCTCAAACTTCCTCCCAGGATGGTTGAAGTGAAGCGAACCACTAAGGAAACGGACATCTTTATTAAGCTTAATCTTGACGGTACGGGCCAAACGAAGATGAACACAGGCCTGGGGTTCTATGATCACATGCTCGATCAGCTGGGCCGTCACTCTGGTTGTGATTTAGAAGTAACTGTGAAAGGCGACTTACATATTGATGAGCACCACACCATCGAAGACACAGCGCTGGCTTTAGGGGAAGCTTTCCGCAAGGCTATTGGCGACAAAAAAGGCATTAGCCGCTACGGCTTTATGCTGCCTATGGACGACTGCCTGGCGCAGGCGGCTATCGACTTTGGTGGAAGGCCCTGGCTGGTGTGGGAGGCAGAATACAAGCGTGAAATGGTAGGCGATATGCCAACGGAAATGTTTTATCACTTCTTTAAGTCGTTTTCTGATACCTCGCTGAGCAATATCAACATCAAGGCGGAAGGCGCTAATGAGCACCACAAGATAGAGGCAACCTTTAAGGCGTTAGCGAGAGCCATCAAGATTGCTATAGGCAGAGACGCCAATGCGCTGAATCAGTTGCCTAGCACGAAGGGAGTACTTTAGAAAGCGCTGGTGATCGGTAGTGAATTTGGGGCTCTTCCATGCCTCACTTACCGTCTCTATTTTGAGTATGGCTGTGGCCTTGTTGATCTGGCCGAAAAAGAAAGGCTGCACCGCCCGGTACTTTGTCCGGGAAATGCAGCCACCGTACTAACTTGTTGTCCCTACTTACGCTAATACAGGCTCTTTTTCTTTTTTCAGCACCTTGTCGAGTACCATGTCTTTGTCGAGCTTTTTGGTACAGAAAAACCAGTCTTTGCAATCAAGCCCTTCTACGTTGCCATCCATTCTCTCTTTAGCAACTCCGCAAGAGCCTGCCGGCGAAATGATCACGTCGTCGCCTGGCTTCCAGTCGGCTGGTGTGGCCACAGCAAACTCATCGGCTGTTTGCAGTGCAACGATCACACGGTAAAGCTCGTCGAAGTTGCGACCAAGGCTGAGTGGATAGTAGATGATAGCCCTTATGGTGCCCTTGGGGTCAATAAAGAACACTGCACGAACGGCTTGTGTACTGCTTTCGCCAGGCATAATCATTCCGTATTTTTTGGCCACATTCATGGTGATGTCTTCAATGAGTGGGAATTTGACATCCACATTTTTCATCCCCTTGAATTCTATTTTGTCTTTGATAGTGCGCAACCAGGCAATATGGCTGTACAACCCATCAATCGATAAGCCAATCAATTGTGTGTTTGCTTTGGCAAACTTTTCTTCCAGCGTGGCAAAGGTCATAAACTCTGATGTGCAAACCGGAGTAAAGTCGGCAGGGTGGCTAAAAAGAATCACCCACTTGCCTTGATAGTCGGCGGGGAAGTTGATGTCGCCCTGGGTAGTTTTTGCTTTGAACTCTGGTGCTTTATCCCCAATGCGTGGCATTGGTATCACTTCTTCATTCAATATATTTTCCATATCTAATGTTGTTTTATTGATAGTTGAAACTAGCCATTCATCAAGTCAGGCACAGTGATTTAAGTCACACTGGCACTTTGATATTCGACACTTTGCGAACCTCCGCTGGAGTATTGTTCCGGCAGTGTTGACAAGAGCAACAAATTGGCGTGCTGCACGTATTTTGGGAGGTCAAGACTCTTTTGAACTATGAGCAACGAGAAACATATGCGGCTGGCTATTGCGGTGGCACGACGGTCGGAAAGCAAAGGCAATCTCCCGTTTGGTTGCGTGCTGGTGGACGGCGAAGGAAAGGTGCTGATGAAGGGTGAAAACACGATTATGACAAGCGGAGACGCCCTGGGGCACGCCGAGGTGAACCTGATCAGGAAGGCATCCAAAAAATTCAGTTATGAGTTTCTCAACACGTGCACTATTTACACTACCGATGAGCCCTGCCCTATGTGCACGTCAGCTATTTTTTGGAGTGGCATAAAGAAGTTGGTATTTGGAATGAGCAAAGCTTCCTTCTACGACTTGATGGGTAGAAGCAATCCAAACTATGTGTTTGAAATGCCCTGTAGAGAACTATTTGACAAAGGTGGTCGAAAAGTGGAGGTGGTAGGGCCGTTTTTGGACGAAGAAGTGGCTTTATTGCATTCTGCTAGAACCTGAGCCCCTCCATGAGCTTACCCAGCGCCTTCTCAAACTCCGCTGATTGAGCCAGAGCCTCCTTAAGTGGTAGCCCTTCTTTCATTCCAGGCCGGGTGTGCCCTGTGGCCGTTAGCCAGGCATCTTTCATTATTGCCTGCCGCTCTTCGATCAGTTGCAGAATTTTTTCACCATTGCTGGCAGTGGAAACGGCTTCCCCGGCGCTGTCAGCCCTGGCCAGCTCATTCAGTCCCAGGTAAGCAAGGATCGCTTTTGCCATGATCCAGTGGCCAGTTTTGTCCGGGTGCACTCCGTCCGAGGCGTATTTGAAATCAGGATCGATCAGGCGCCTGTCCTCCAGATGCTTTTTCATCGGTCCATGTACGTCAGCCACATTCCAGTCTTTTGTATATCTATTACTAATCAGCCAGTCGGAGTAAATATCGAGCACATTGGCG contains:
- the hisB gene encoding bifunctional histidinol-phosphatase/imidazoleglycerol-phosphate dehydratase HisB, whose translation is MKKVLFIDRDGTIIVEPPEDFQVDSLEKLKFIPGAISNLRKIAEELDYELVMVTNQDGLGTASFPEDTFWPAQNKMLETLEGEGVNFAAIHIDKTFEKDNAPTRKPRTGLLTQYLTEDYDLPNSYVIGDRKTDVELAKNLGSKAIFIGESSPEAALSTTNWDEIYRFLKLPPRMVEVKRTTKETDIFIKLNLDGTGQTKMNTGLGFYDHMLDQLGRHSGCDLEVTVKGDLHIDEHHTIEDTALALGEAFRKAIGDKKGISRYGFMLPMDDCLAQAAIDFGGRPWLVWEAEYKREMVGDMPTEMFYHFFKSFSDTSLSNINIKAEGANEHHKIEATFKALARAIKIAIGRDANALNQLPSTKGVL
- the hisC gene encoding histidinol-phosphate transaminase, with protein sequence MSFDPNSLLRKHLVNLKSYSSARDEYTGKEGVFLDANENPYGSAGVKEAYNRYPDPYQQEVKQAIAKIKNIDTESIFLGNGSDEPIDLLIRAFCEPGKDKVITVPPTYGMYEVSAGVNDVGVVKVPLNENFQLDVKGVISAAGSDTKILFLCSPNNPTGNLIRKEDLFTLLHQFPNLVVIDEAYIDFAPDAGFLPHLHRFPNLIVLQTLSKAWGLAGVRLGMAFASPEIVTILNRIKPPYNIAAPTQGIVREALGNVLAKEKMVADILEQKNWLEDQLEALPIVQHIYPSDANFMLVRVPKPKEIYQFLIDQKVIVRDRSNVMHCHGCLRITVGTRAENEALLKAMALVKEDSFAN
- the hisD gene encoding histidinol dehydrogenase, with the translated sequence MQLIYEPPRKQWLELTSRPAQDPARLEKVVKPILEKVKRNGDMALRKFALEYDHVELDDLFVTEEELLASADQVGEELKAAIHVAKENIEKFHLAQKESPITVETMSGVVCQRKSIPVNRVGLYVPGGTAPLFSTALMLGIPAKIAGCKEVIIASPTDSMGQVNATVLYVAHLLGIKKILKIGGAQAIAAMAYGTESVPKVDKIFGPGNQYVTAAKQMVSRDTVAIDMPAGPSEVLVFADKHAEPSFVAADLLSQAEHGADSQVILVTSSKRMVDSVAQEVERQLATLPRKAMAAKALENSRTIYFEDKITAMDYINMYGPEHLILALKDADKYAEMVENAGSVFIGNYTPESAGDYASGTNHTLPTNGWARAMAGVSVDSFVKKVTFQKITPAGLQLLGPSIEAMAAAEKLDAHKMAVTLRLQKIKEGTNEL
- a CDS encoding peroxiredoxin: MENILNEEVIPMPRIGDKAPEFKAKTTQGDINFPADYQGKWVILFSHPADFTPVCTSEFMTFATLEEKFAKANTQLIGLSIDGLYSHIAWLRTIKDKIEFKGMKNVDVKFPLIEDITMNVAKKYGMIMPGESSTQAVRAVFFIDPKGTIRAIIYYPLSLGRNFDELYRVIVALQTADEFAVATPADWKPGDDVIISPAGSCGVAKERMDGNVEGLDCKDWFFCTKKLDKDMVLDKVLKKEKEPVLA
- a CDS encoding nucleoside deaminase, which encodes MSNEKHMRLAIAVARRSESKGNLPFGCVLVDGEGKVLMKGENTIMTSGDALGHAEVNLIRKASKKFSYEFLNTCTIYTTDEPCPMCTSAIFWSGIKKLVFGMSKASFYDLMGRSNPNYVFEMPCRELFDKGGRKVEVVGPFLDEEVALLHSART